The following are encoded together in the Capsulimonas corticalis genome:
- a CDS encoding rhodanese-like domain-containing protein, whose translation MAAERLLSLGMVNIVDVQGGMAAWEHAGLPVEKQEAAMPLERQVRIVAGALVFGFSLLGFFVNFTFFYGSALIGFMLAFTGILGLCPMMSLLKLMPWNRVSILTK comes from the coding sequence ATGGCGGCGGAGCGTCTGCTCTCTCTGGGAATGGTCAATATCGTCGATGTCCAGGGCGGAATGGCGGCGTGGGAACACGCTGGTCTTCCCGTTGAAAAACAGGAGGCGGCGATGCCGCTGGAGCGGCAAGTACGGATTGTCGCGGGCGCGCTCGTATTTGGCTTCTCTTTGTTAGGGTTCTTTGTTAACTTTACATTTTTCTATGGGTCCGCATTGATCGGTTTTATGCTCGCTTTCACGGGCATTCTGGGGCTTTGCCCGATGATGTCACTCTTAAAACTGATGCCATGGAATCGTGTGTCGATCCTCACAAAATAG
- a CDS encoding sulfite exporter TauE/SafE family protein encodes MLLVRLGAGIGHAVSLPALAAVGLLIGYIAGMFGVGGGFLLTPMLIYVFGVPAPVAVGSALAQKCGTSISSFLKYRQMKRGEPRIDLVMMGGSLMGVDAGTRLLAYLTSLGSWRIGGGGSVPAVQVVLDLLFIVLLSFTAFYKFRDAWQARNAAPRGDLTIPGPLVSKVRIPPYIDLPGVQLTQVSVLMLSYLGFVLGLASGLMGIGGGVLFMPILLYGIGLSVRNAAGTGVLLLFVTVALGTVEQALHGYVSLKLAMAILIGSSIGAQLGALTTHYLANRVLRLLFAILVAGTVIMIGWDLLRLVR; translated from the coding sequence ATGCTGTTGGTTCGTCTTGGAGCGGGGATCGGTCACGCCGTTTCTCTTCCCGCACTGGCTGCGGTTGGTTTGCTGATCGGATACATCGCGGGTATGTTCGGCGTTGGCGGCGGCTTTCTGCTCACGCCGATGCTCATCTATGTTTTCGGCGTTCCTGCTCCCGTGGCTGTCGGTTCGGCGCTGGCGCAGAAGTGTGGCACGTCTATCAGTTCGTTTCTCAAATACCGCCAGATGAAACGCGGAGAACCTCGCATCGATTTGGTGATGATGGGCGGCAGCTTGATGGGCGTCGACGCCGGCACTCGGCTGCTTGCCTACCTGACGTCGCTTGGCTCATGGAGGATCGGCGGCGGAGGAAGCGTTCCCGCCGTGCAGGTCGTGCTCGATTTGCTCTTCATCGTCCTGCTGTCTTTTACCGCCTTCTATAAATTCCGTGACGCCTGGCAGGCGCGCAACGCGGCGCCGCGCGGCGACCTGACGATTCCTGGCCCGCTCGTGTCGAAAGTACGCATTCCTCCATACATCGATCTGCCCGGCGTACAGCTGACGCAAGTCTCCGTGCTGATGCTGAGCTATCTCGGGTTTGTCCTGGGACTGGCGTCGGGCCTGATGGGCATCGGTGGCGGCGTTCTGTTCATGCCCATTTTGCTCTACGGAATTGGCCTTTCCGTACGCAACGCCGCAGGCACCGGCGTGCTGCTGCTGTTCGTGACGGTTGCCCTCGGAACCGTGGAACAGGCGCTCCATGGGTACGTAAGTTTGAAGCTGGCCATGGCAATCCTGATTGGCTCTTCCATAGGCGCGCAACTTGGAGCGCTTACTACGCATTACTTGGCAAATCGCGTGCTGCGTCTTCTGTTCGCCATTCTTGTTGCAGGAACGGTGATTATGATTGGGTGGGATCTGCTCCGGCTCGTGCGGTGA
- a CDS encoding ArsR/SmtB family transcription factor, with translation MINNKTQDQELIDMETLERVAPIIRNAAHPIRLRILDFLRQQGQPCTVTQIMEAAGIGQALVSQQLRILKDQGVLSARREGNYMRYDIADSSVLLLLDCIREHQVQ, from the coding sequence GTGATAAACAATAAAACACAAGATCAAGAACTCATCGACATGGAAACGCTGGAGCGTGTGGCTCCGATCATTCGCAACGCGGCACATCCGATTCGGCTTCGTATCCTGGACTTTTTGCGGCAGCAGGGGCAGCCATGTACCGTGACACAAATTATGGAGGCGGCGGGCATCGGACAGGCGCTGGTCAGCCAGCAGCTCCGTATCCTCAAGGATCAAGGCGTTCTGTCCGCGCGACGCGAAGGCAATTATATGCGCTATGATATCGCCGACAGCAGCGTCCTTCTTCTGCTCGACTGTATCCGCGAGCATCAAGTCCAATGA